The window tattttacacttgatttcatcaacaattttttttcctccaaatGCTAATTCATTCTTTACAAGCTCAAAAACCACTTGttcaaattcatttatttaatgcATGCAAATATTTTAACATGTCTCTACAGCCATGCTAATATAGTTGGATAAgattaaaatttaagaaattggtatggtatggtatggtatggttATTTCTTAATCTACTCAAGCTATCAAGTGGGGATGATACCTACTTTATCGatcaaaaggaaacaaacaggtaaatccttaataaaaaaaaaaggtacagaAACAGAcaatgatagaatttgaacttatgacAAAAAGGATCAGTTATTTAACATCTTACCCCTCATCCATTGGTACAAAGACAAAACTGATCCCCTAAATCTAATTGCAAAATATCACAGACAAGTCATTTTGCATTGGCACAAAAAGTGTGTAGTATTTCCTCGCATGAAATTCTGCCCAAAAAAAGTTTCCAACAAATGAATCTCTGGCAAGATAGACTTTATCCTTTCAAAACACTATTCTTTGGCATTCTCTACTCAAAAAAAGTTCCCTTTGATGTGTACTACACAAACGCTCTCATTTTTGCTGTAGTTTTTTGCTTCATAGAAGCATTCTCTGAAGACCAATGTGTGAATAAAACAGCTGCTGCTAAACGTGCTCTGTTTTCATAGAGATCCAGGTCATGGTACCATTCCACACTACCCCACTTCTGGGTCTGAAATAGAAATAGtagaaaatatgtttttaaaaattatgaataattaacataatatagtctgtgtgtatgtgtatgtgtgcatgcacatgtgtatatatgtatgtgcacatgtatatgtgagtgtgcatacacaggtgaatatatatgtatatgaatgtatctttgtgagagagagagtgtgtgtgtgtgtgtgcacatgtgcatgcacacacaaaagctaCAAATTGGAATTGGTTGAACAAATCTTCAAACATTTCCCCCAAGTCTTTCAATTTTGCAGTATTCCATCTCTGCAGCTAAATCTTCTCTCAACACTGATGTAACCATTTATTTCTCATAATATCTAACATCaacagatgattttttttttttttaaaaacaatatgtaTTATCCATTCACACACGTTCATGCCTATAGACTTGCCTTCTCTATGCACTAGctactgtatatatttctttactgcccacaaggggctaaacatagaggagacaaacaaggacagacgaagggattaagtcgattacatcgaccccagtgcgaagctggtactttatttatcgaccccgaaaggatgagaggcaaagtcgacctcggcggaatttgaactcagaacgtaacaacagacaaaataccgctaagcatttcgcccggcgcgttaacatttctgccagctcaccaccttttataGCTATTGTATATGGCACAGAGTCATATAAACTGctttgaaaattatttaataaatacaatatcaaatataagttatgagaaataaacatttaaaatcaaaaaagaaatccattaaaaaaataaatcaaaattaattctAATAATCAGATAATTTTAAAAGTCATAAGCTAAAACGTCTATTCTCCACAAACAATCAAGCCAAGTTTCCAATTTATGGATATCTTCCTCCTCCCTTCCCACTAGTCTCAGGGGCCCTGTAAAAGGTCATGAGCACTGCTTGCTTCCTGActaacagataaaagaaaaataagatttaACGTTTCTGTTTCCATATTAAAACTTACTGGaaagcattttatatataaggGACATAATTCCCAACAAGAAAAGTTATTTGTAGTGTTGTTTTCATCAATAATATTGTCTTAATGTATTGTATTGATGATAAAAGACACATGGGAATATTAGATGCACCCAATCTTAGAAGCAGTCGTTGCATATCTCAGACTGAGTTTCAAACCAACAACTTTACACTCACTGCAGTCTCATCTCCTGAGAGAACTTTTCTGACAAGGAGACTATGGTAGCTTGGTCAAGCATTGAGGTGCCCCCCCCCCGCCCACCACGATGAACTCATCAAGAAGGCAATAGCACCAGATCCTTCCCTAGGTAACACCGCGtcataacaacatacatatagtaagaaCATACCTGAAATTCCATCTCCAAACGGGAAAGAAATACAGCATCATTCACAGTCAGGTGGCGCTCGACTAAACCCATAGTTAGTATCAGAGACTTCACACATTCAACAGCACTGAAAATCCCTgcagacaagtaaaagattttaaaaaatcattgaaatacATGGTATCACCATTTTCTCTCACACAAGAATTCACAGCAAGATATTATTCATGGGTTGGATATTTATCTATTACCTGTAACTTTTGTTTAGGAAatattgaaaccaatattgcaaACCTACAACTCTCTCATCAGTTCTATAGTGCTACCACTGCTTACAGTAGTGAGTTTACATCATGCAATGTGACTTAGTCATTGACAGTCAAGAATCTTGGTCATGGACACATGCTGTGACTGTGACAGAGTACTGAAACTGACAACAACACCAGAGCTTATGATTAAGTATCCTATCAATATCAGGTTGCTTGTGAGTACTAACTGGTAATGAATGACCCGGTACAACTTGTTACATGGTCAGGTCATCGGTGACTAAgccagcaaccccaccaagcttgcttgaaGACAAGGGTGAtttttggacaccctgtgggatgaaaaacaactCATCCAAAAAGAAGATGAAGTCAGGAAAGTCAACAACCAACAAATTTTGTGTAAATATGCTTGTTTGAAATGTATGCAAAGACTGAACTTTTTAGTTGATTGCATAGAAGAAACATACCCACCAACAAACAAGTTTCAATGAGCAGCAACATCACTCTAAGATATGTACTTCAGAGATAAGTGGACATGTAGATCACCCTGAACATCCCATTGCATCCTTGATAAATTCCCTCTTAGCTAGTCAACCTTGCCACCAGTGCAGGAGGTCAGAGATGAACGACTGAGATTGGTCAACCAGGACAGCCTCCTTCACTATAATCCGAGTTCAATGCAAGTCAGAATTCAAACTTCTTCACAAATCGACAGCAAACCCTTCATCGCAATGTTCAGGATACCACATGCATCTGTGACTATGAAATACTGCCTACTCTAGCTTCATCATACACAAGGTATAGTATAGGCTAAAGCAGCAGTAAATATCCAGTATACACTGTGGGTAAATAAGAGGTGGAGTCTTGGTCATCTTCAAAGACACAGGCAAGCAACATATCCTATCAACTGAGTTATTTAAATCGTACATGATGGCTAGATATCTAAAAACAAATACAACTCTGAAACTATTCTTAATCCATTTTCTCTTTATCTAAATCCATTGCTGGCAGATATCACAGCGCACTGGAGTTAAACCCAGTTTCTAAATCTCTAAACAGTTCTTAAATATTCCTCATTTTATGTAAGACCACAGATTGTGCAGGTTTTAGTCAGGGAGGAAGATATGCTCTCTCTgatacactctctctttctctttctctctctctctctctctctctcacacacacacacacacacagcagctcAACTGCCTACATAAAGGATCTGCATATCTACAAGGTaccaaattttattcatcaaaagtGCAGTAACTTCATAAGGAACACATCATAGATAACTGTTAAGGAACATTAGCTTCACtagcaatgatttttttttaaatctcttagATAAGGAAGCCTATATGTTGTAAAATAAATTCCATGTTACTACCATTTACATTGAGTTGTATATCACATGGAGCATAAATAGACATTAATATGAAAGAACATCAAGAGAATATTATTCGGTCATGCAACAGTTGGGaaattcaataaattaaataagggaaaatgtaaacatcaaaaGTAACATCTACCTGTTAACCCCCACATGGTGTATGAATTCAGTTGTGTATGTATTCCACCTATCGTGGCATCTGAGATGCAAGGCAGAGCAAATGTTGTAGTCGTCTCAATTGGCACATTATATCTACAATCATAAAACAACCCATATCAGGATTACATTAACAGGTTACACGTTTACACTTCTTTAATTCACAGTTAAAACTGGTATttcattgggttttttttttgcctacataatgatgatgatgatgagatggctAACTTTGATGATGACGGTTGAAACTTTACTGCAGCAACAGTCTCGAGTTGCTGGGTAAGGTACATAACTCCTGCTTTTCTAAGTACATTTGATTTGACAAACAGgtgctattcttttctactctaggcacaaggcctgaaattttggggaagggggccagtcaattaaatcgaccctagtatgcaactggtacttaatttattgaccccaaaacaatggaaggcaaagtcgacctcagcagaatttgaacttagaacataaagacagacgaaatacctatttctttactacccacaaggggctaaacacagagaggacaaacaaggacagacaaacggattaagtcgattatatcgaccccagtgcgtaaccggtacttatttaatcaaccccgaaaggatgaaaggcaaagtcgacctcggcggaatttgaactcagaacgtaacgacagacgaaataccgctaagcatttcgcctgatgtgctaacgtttctgccagctcaccgccttaaacagGTGCTATTCTATATCATGGTGGCATGCTTAGTAATAGCAAGAACATCTAGATGTAATATCAGTTATTCTCATGAAAACGATCCCAATAATGCTACCTTATGAAAATTGATGCAAAACAGTACAAAATCTATTcttataaatgtttaaatttaagTAATTTCTGAAATCTAATAAATTCCATGGTGAGAAAATTTTGTTAGCACTTTCAATTTATGTTAGCACTATCAAGcgttttttctatttatttcattctttatgcCACCTTCAAAtcaatatttcttcaatttttttttgtcatcatataaatgcaggcatagctgtgtggttaagaaacatgcttaacaaccatgtggttttgagttcagttctgaATGTCTTCgattatagccccaggtcaaccaatgccttatggGTGAAATTAGTAGATGAAGACTGTATGGAagttccctgtgtgtgtgtgtgtttgtccctacccaCACTAATTCACGActagcgttggtttgtttacatcctcataacttaacaattcaacaaaaaagaccaatgaaataagtactggactagaaaaacagtaaaaactaaaagaaatgtGAGGTAGAAGATAGTCAGTGTATCACACAAGAAGGAGAAAGTCACCAGAATATGAACAAAAACTGTTCAGAAAAAAATGACTGATATTCTACTACAATTGTGACTTCTCAAAATTTTCCAGGTAAAATGACAACAAATAACTTACCGATTTTTAAACCAGTCAATAATTGGATCCCACTTTTGTTTCTGCAGTTCCAATAAGTCCTCAGGTTCAGACATTCGATAGCTGCAAACCAAAAATATAAGCTTCAGTGTTTATGGATAGATAGAGGAAGGTTTTTAAATAATCTgttttcagcattcagattactctagcaaacataatgcttacttatccacattgttttgaattaatcatgcattatcttgtagctttgagattttgatgatgtgattgtttatattcagaatgacattttagggtaACTGTCAGAGGCAGGATCtggacagtttgaacataaaacagaatattttggccagatatggcaggttaaaatgtgaaagggttaacaaataaattctatgaaaacaacaatatacCAAAGGAAAGACTTCTAGCTTAATCTAGCTATTtagttttttagtttgttttttttagttttttaacaGGTACTGATGtgcatgtgtggttaagaagcctgcttcccaaccatgtgttctcaagttcagtcccactatgcagcaccttgggaaagtgtcttctactataatccaaAGCCtttcaaggctttgtgagtggatttagtcgatggaaactaaaagaagcccatatcatcatcgtcgtcgtcatttaacgtctgctttctatgcatGGTTTGACTgtagactggcaagccaggaggctacaccaggctccaatctgatctagcaatgtttctacagctggatgcccttcctaatgccaaccacttcgagagtgtattaggtcctttttacatgccaccagcacaggggccaatcGCACGGCACTGGCATCAagcacgctcaaatggtgctttttacatgctaccagcatgggagtcagtcaggtggcataaatatatatatatacacatacacacgtgtccatgtgtatgtgtgagaatgtgtgtgtatgtatatatatatatatatatacacccttgtcttgacatcatgtgatgatcaTAAATGagcctcaccatcatcatataagctggtttccagtcttccatgagaaACATGTCTGGCTAAGGGAACAGGAGAGAATTGACAACTTGAAGGGCAActggctgtagaaaacctgcctcaataaattccatctgatccatgcaagcttggaaaattgagacaacattaaatgataataaccACGAATTCTAAATtagccctttcattaccatatttattttgagacacactgtgtttctttcaattaattttaaatataacaaagaatttagtaaaataacttagttatcattaagctagtgttaggaacttaaattgtgactaaggtgtggtgggagattttaattcaaaatttttgaaaaccagacattgtactacagagccaaagacggtttcagctgggttggtaacaaaaatgAGGTTTGTAGCTTTTATACTGTTAACAGCACAGTAAAAAAGACAGTACATCAAAATGATAacggtatcttttatcttttacttatttcagttattaggctgtggccatgtaatggcactatcttgaagaattttagtcaaacaaattgatcacagtacattttttttttctaagcctgatacttattctatcagtcacttttgccaaaccactaagttacagagacgtaaacacaccaatactggttgtcaagtggtaagagtaggggacaaatacaaagacacacacatacatgtataaaacatataatatatataatgttttacccAATGGGAAAactaattgtcactaaatatgactagggAGTTAGAAATACCTGCATtgcaagaaataaaagctaaaatgctctaaAACTGTACTCAAAGcacttaattgtatacatatatactgacagggaCTATAATTACCCAAAAACGTTGAtcggcaattatatatatatatatatatatatatatacgaacacacatagctaccatcatcattgtttaacatgtcTCCCATTCATGGGcaggacagttgacaggagctagccaggtagaaaactatttatatatatgcatgcaacaaccttctttcagtttccatccaccaaatccactcacaaggctttggtcagctggagGTTaaagaaaacacctgcccaatgtgtcacatggctgggaagcaaacttcttaccacaccgctATGCCTCTGATTAAGAAGCTTCCTTTGcaatcatatggttccaggttcaatcctacagtgCAATAATCTACAACAACTGTGAATTGATCAAACTCacatggtgtgtatatgtttttgtatgtgggcATAAGATGAAAATTGCGAAAATACATTGTACAAATTTAGTTCTGTCCAAGTTATGTCCCTTGATGCCAAAAATTACTTGTCTTTTATCTTATACGAGATCGATCGACTATCGCAGGTTACGTTCCAAAATCACCTgccataggtgaaaatccacaaagtagaaacagtactgtaatgtatatatcttttcattatttttataatttatatatatatatatatatttatgttattatgttattatacAAAGCAACACCATAAAGGAATCGATGtatgcttaaataataaaccgtggtAGCTGAATTGCAATacggtgagggattactgtattacaGTTCTGAAGTCAATAAcaatcaaataaaacattttaaaatggtGTCCCTATATGACCACAGTCCGACAACTGAGAccagcaaaaacaaacaatgcactaaagaataacaattaaatataatcAACTGCAGTAGAAAACTGTGAAGGTAATGGTAAATTATTTCATTCACACCAGTATGAATGACATTAGAAACAAAAGTAGACAGCTCAAGAGGGAATTGAAATAATATAtagagaacatcatcatcatcattgttctaacGTCTACTTTTCCAAGCTTCTATGGATCAGAACAGAGTTTATTGGGGCAGGTTCTCAAGGGCTGGATGCAGTTCCTCTACCTGTTTGCAAGCTAGGTGATATTTCCTCATggcagcggtgagctggcagaattgttagcatgtcaggcgaaatgcttagcagtatttcgtctgccgttacgttctaagttcaaattccgccgaggttgactttgcctttcatcctttcggggtcgattaaataagtaccagttacgcattggggtcgatataatcgacttaatccctttgcttgtcctctctgtgtttagcccctggtgggtagtaacgaaataggtatttcgtctgccgttatgttctgagttcaaattctgccgaggtcagctttgcctttcatcctttcagggtcaattaagtaagtactagttacacactgagttcgatgtaatcaacttaatccctttccctgtccttgtttgtcccctctatatatattccttgtggacaataaagaaataagtatttctttatggcaagaatgacattcatttataaGAGTCATgcagtgtcaagacaaggaaacaaactcatgcacacacacacacagatgtgcttctctcagtttccatcaaccaaataaactcacaaggccaagactatagtagaagacttagcccaagactatagtagaagacacttgcccaagagccATGAAGTGAAAGCTAACTcaaaaccatgtagctgggaagcacacagccactctcttactttctgtctcactctcacacacacctgATTCTTTTTACAAATCACTAATAGTAAGGCGCcgaactggcagagtcattagcaagctggggaaaatgcttagcagcactttgtctttatgttctaagttcaaattccaccaaggtcaattttgcctttcatcctttggggatgggggggggcaataaaataagtaccagttgagcattggagatCGATGTCATCAACTTACCTCTCCCACCGAAATTATTgaccttgaaccaaaatttgaaactaatagcACATAAGATGACACAACCAATTTTTGTCATTTTGATCATTTGAAATGAATACATTAAAATGTTGAGTAACGAGTTTATGCTGATGACATAACATCTCAAACATTAAGAGAAACACATGTTAAAAATTTTGCCAATGTATCTTTTACTTTCCACTCATTTAAGtcactggattgcagccatgcaggGACAC of the Octopus sinensis linkage group LG1, ASM634580v1, whole genome shotgun sequence genome contains:
- the LOC115210309 gene encoding ATP synthase mitochondrial F1 complex assembly factor 2, with the translated sequence MASAAANGVLQRFHPFLKKFPLSNAINTVFTRKLHSKELKKFYKTATISQNNGQFEINLDKRKLRTPLGNVFIVPNESLALAVATEWNGQKNIIKQNKMHLTTLCNTAIDNPLQRSKTDLIRSILHFLETDTLCYRMSEPEDLLELQKQKWDPIIDWFKNRYNVPIETTTTFALPCISDATIGGIHTQLNSYTMWGLTGIFSAVECVKSLILTMGLVERHLTVNDAVFLSRLEMEFQTQKWGSVEWYHDLDLYENRARLAAAVLFTHWSSENASMKQKTTAKMRAFV